The Gemmatimonadales bacterium genome has a segment encoding these proteins:
- a CDS encoding YraN family protein — MLKSDPSTWTDARHRDGVAAEVLVAGVMRAQGYEILEHRFRHHRHDVDLVARRGAVVVFVEVKARSDSRFGTPAQSVTPRKRLELVRAAGAWLQRHGRPGDCCRFDVIAVQGARVEWLQSAFRPGWR, encoded by the coding sequence GTGCTCAAGTCCGACCCTTCCACCTGGACCGATGCGCGCCACCGAGACGGCGTGGCCGCGGAAGTGCTCGTTGCCGGCGTGATGCGCGCGCAGGGCTACGAGATCCTCGAACACCGGTTCCGCCATCATCGGCACGACGTGGACCTGGTTGCCCGGCGAGGCGCCGTGGTCGTGTTCGTGGAAGTGAAAGCGCGCTCCGACAGCCGGTTCGGCACTCCCGCCCAGTCGGTGACTCCCCGCAAGCGCCTCGAGCTGGTGCGCGCGGCCGGCGCCTGGCTCCAGCGCCACGGCCGCCCCGGGGACTGCTGCCGCTTCGACGTGATCGCGGTCCAGGGAGCCCGGGTCGAATGGCTCCAGTCGGCCTTCAGGCCGGGCTGGCGCTAA